The window GGCTTAAAAATACCATATATTAAGCAATCTCTTTCACCTGAAGAGAGCCAGCAAGAAAGGTGGAGTGGGactatttacaagagcatgtagtgatagaacaagggggaatggcttcaaactgaaagaaagtaggtttagattagatattagggaaaaaaactttcctgtgagggtggtgaggctctgaaacaggttgccctgagaaattgtggatgccccagccctggaagttttcaaggCCAGTCTGGATAGAGTTCTAAGCAACCTGGtacagtggaaggtgtccctgccatggcagcaggttggaactggatgatatttaaaggtcccttccaactccaaCCATTCAAAGATTACATGATCATTTTATCATCTTCTGTGTACATTTGTTGATTTCAGCGGTAGTGCCATAATTAAAATCAGAAacactttaaattatttagacTTGTTGCCATTGCTTAGTAGTTGGAGTTATGCATTTGAGCAGATAAACAATGGCCCATTTTGTGCCCTTTCTCATGAACTGCTTTTAAGTGACCCAAAGGCATGGTTTCACTCctaagaaataatttccatttttttctttgtctcagaACCAAAAATTCCTATAGTTAGCCAAAAGGTTATTCAATTTACAGCTGCTGGGCATCACCAGAATTTTTAACTGATTTGATCACACACAACTTTCAAACACAGTAGAAACATTCCTCCTTCACAAGGTGAGAAAGTTCAGCATTACTGGTAACAGATGTCTCTCCTCTGTCATGAAACCATTTTGTGACAAAGCATCTCAGACCTGCATCTTTCACCCACCTCAAAAAACTGAATAGTCTGAGCAGTCCCCTTCTTTCCCAGTTATTACAGCATCTCTTCCTTGGATGCATGCCTCATACGTAGAAAACATCTTCTACGTTTTAACAGTTTTGGCATAGCCAAACATTTATCATATTGCCCCTTTTCACATCACTGAGGACCTTCCCACTCCAAGACATATCCCCTGCAGGCTGAAAATTAAAGAGGAGAAAGGACTGGGAAAATGAacatgctgagctctgcaccACTATGAAAAGATTCCCGAACCACTTGACAACAGCTACAATTCaattgcatttccattttttaaaaaaaaagtcagctttGACTCTATTCGCTCTTCTCCCAGTCAATAGTCCCATTTTGTCTCCCAGGGGAACCATCAGCAACCACTGGAGGATCACCCAGTGCATTGTCCAGATGGGGCTGGACAGCTGGAGAGTCCCCTGGTATCCTGTGGGAGGTGTCCCTCAGAGAGTTTTTGAGCTCATCATTCATTTCCACTACCTCAAAGTCTGCATCATTCCACTCTCTCAcgtgctcctcctcctcctcatcctcagtgAGCCTGGAGTTCGACAGCAGAGTTTTGCGGGTCTCCCTGTCACTCACTTCTTGCGAGTCACGCTGCTGGGGCCAGTTGGCCAGTTTGTGCATgacagggaagagcagcactgtCACCATGGAGGTGACAAAGGCAGCGTACATAACGACAGGGACGTGGTGGAACCTGCCTTGGAGGTAGCCCACCGCCACGGGGATGCACATCTCGCCCAGCGCCGCGCCCACCACGAACAGAGAGGCCGTTTTCCCTTCCACCACCGTGTACTGCTCGATCCAGGCGATGCCGCTGGGGAAGATGGTGGCCATGGACGCTCCGTACACGGCACTGCCCGCCCACAGCGCGGCCCGGAAGTGGGAGAAGAAGGCCAGGGCCgtggaggaggcagcagagcacaggaggcTCATGACAATCATGGTGGCAGGGGACAGGAAAGCAGCGCCGAATATCGCCGCGCCTCTGCACACGGCAAACGTGCCCCAGAAGACGGAATTCAGGGCAGCTGCTTCACTTTCCTTCATCTCAGCAAAGACCATTGCATGAGTGTATACATAGGAGCCATAAGTGACCTCAGCTCCCACATAGAACAAGAAGAACACGAACAGGAGACCAACGAGAGGCCAGTGGTATTTGGCAAGCTTGTCCTTCTGTGCAGAAGCCTTTGATTTGTCTTTAGCTGAGCCgctctttgaaaacaaaacaaaaaagaagatgGAAACTAAGAGAATATAGGTCCCTATGAAAATATAGGACCACAAAAAGTTCTTATTGGGATGGTCGTTCAGTGCTGGTGTCGTTGATGCAGCTGATGCTGTCGGCCCAGACGTGAGGACAGACTCGTTTGTCTTTTCAGCCTGTGCCAGTTCCTCAGATTCAGAACTCCCCAAGTCCATTTGAGCCACCATAGGAGCCAGAAATGcaccagcagcaaaactgaagtGCAAAGCCTGCAAGTGTGGCCCTGCCTCTGATCCCCAGGTGTACAGTGCCAGTACATTGCCACCTGCAgatcagagagaaaaacattcattttagtCTGAAACTAGAtattgtttaaaagaaaacagaaaaccaacaaaacaaaacaaaccataaCAAATATTGCTAATTCAATGTACAATAATGCCAGGTTTAGCAAATACAATGTGTAAAACAGCAGTTTACTGAAACTCTGCCTTAAATCCGTGTGATTACTTGAGCTTTAGGAGGATATTCAGAGCAGTCAAAACAAAGAGTCACACAGTGGCTTAATCCAGCAGCAATGGACAGACATAACTATGCCAGGTGAGGTTTAGATGGAGTGTTAGGAAAAATTTTTTCATGGGAAATAGTTGTTAAGCattagaacaggctgcccaggaaagtagttaagtcaccatccctggaggtatttaaaagacgtgtggatgtggcattagggacatggtttaggtCTGgactcagcagtgctgggttaaggGTTGGACCTGATGACCTTAAGGGTACTTTCCCACTTAGGGAccctatgattctatggttctcATTACCCTACTTGACaatttgcagcatttttcagcctttttttaaaagggaaatttaaCTGCTTCTTATTTCTCTAAGCATCAAAAGCAACAATGCCCAATGCTAAGAATCAGAGGAACaaaaacaacatttaaaattcattaaacaACATCCCAGGAAAAACAACAATTCACTTGCTACTGATGGGCTGGGCCCACCACCCCACCGTGTTCAAATGACTTTCCAGAAACAGAAGGGTTTACATCAGTACTGCTGTAAACACCAAACTACAACACCATCAGATCAACAACAACGGTGGGAAATAAGATCTCAGAGAGGTGTTTTGTAGTCCCTCAGAAgaatgcaggaaaacaaaacagtaagCAAATTCCTGGGCTGCAGTACAGCAGCCCTTGTCACTCAGCACTCTTCCAAACCAATTCAGCTTTGCTTTACTGCCTTGCTGCGAGTTTATTCTGCTACTCCTGCTCAGCATGGGGAGTCTCCCTGGCTCTGAGGTCTGATCCAAGCAATACACCCACTGAAGGTATTTTTACCATTGGCTGACAAGATTTTCCCATCCAAAGAATTTTTAAACCAAGTGCCATGTATAACAATCTTACCAGAGGCAGCAAATACAGCTCTGCACTCAGTTTATTTAACATGACCTGTGCTGTGCAAAACCATCTCTTCACTACTGGATCCTGTGCCGTGCTCTTTGTACGTCTTAGCAGAGCTCCCTCAAGCCCCACAGAATTCAGGCAGACACTTCACATGTGCAGCCATCGCTCCTCTTTGCTGCCAACCAGCCAAGCCACCCTAGCCAGGCCCTGGCTGGGATGCTTCCAGAGCTGTTTGGATGGCTAAGCTAACACATGAGTCAGCTCTTTCTTGGAAATAACCCTGCCCTGAAGGTGATCAAGCAGCTGCTGTAGTGCCTTGCTGGTTAGAGcctccccaggctcctgcaggagggcagcagagccagcacacgCTGCTGGGACATCGCTGGAGAGGTGCCAGGAGTGGCTGCCTGCTGTTGCCTCACCACCACGTGCTGCAGCAATGCCAGAGCACTCTGCTGACTGATGCATTTTTGGGCATTTCCTAATCTCCATGTGCAAGTGTGCCAGCATTTCCCAGGCATCTCCAAGCGTGCCCAAACCCTCTGCTGTGGCCTTGCCTCCTGATGCAAGCTGCCTGCTAAAGCCAGCCTTCCCTGAGCCACCCTGTCCAAGCCTGCCCAGGGACTCCTTTTGTGGGAGTTCATTTTCACACCTCCAGCACAACTGACCTTTCTGACCACACCTACACTTGCTCTGCAACTTCACCAACATATctcaggatcacagaatcatttaggctggaaaagatcccAGAGATCATCTTCCTCCAATAATAATCCTCTGCTAAGAAACTGGGTTTGAGCAGCTGTCCAGCAaaagtgctgggtttggggtttttttgcccaGGCCATTTGCAGTATGCACAAGCCACAGACATAGAATCGGGGGGACAGAACAAATTTGTATTCCCAGCCACCTAAGCATGGCTGGCCAAAGGTGGAAAACATCCCTTAATTCAGGGAGATGGGCACCATGGTGCTGTGAactcccagctgcaggtgggcagctctgccaacaGCAGCTGTAAGAATCTCAAACACCAAGGCTTTGCCCAGGACTCTCTTTTCATTCAAGATGCATCACAAGAAAAACCAGCAACTGTTTTGGTATGCTAAAGTTTCCAATTCTTTTGCTGAAAGAACTGCCAGAGCACAGGGTGCCCTACCTGTGTCCAGAATTCCCATGGAACCTCCGATAACTGACATCAAGATGGTCAATTGCAGGGATTGGTTACACCAGGGTATCACATAAAGACCAGCTGCTGTTCCAAGCATGGAGAAGGCTGCAaaggttaaaaaacaaaacactcacTTACTACAGTTTCCACTTAAATAACACAGAAGAACAAGAAATACCATAAATTTATGATTCTTAAAGTTACAGATAATCCTAATAAGGGATGCAATGTAAATACCTCTTC of the Camarhynchus parvulus chromosome 3, STF_HiC, whole genome shotgun sequence genome contains:
- the MFSD4B gene encoding LOW QUALITY PROTEIN: sodium-dependent glucose transporter 1 (The sequence of the model RefSeq protein was modified relative to this genomic sequence to represent the inferred CDS: deleted 1 base in 1 codon), whose protein sequence is MSLPGAEPCSPEEPPAEEDAAPPPPGSDPAAAPAPPAAPPGAVRGAEPPGPLSSGPERPSEPAAGAMAEADRELRVPFIEAGETENENENENEPEAAAAAGGGWRCGRCADGAALRWAISGTLFASFLGLGMSIAVLGPTFPTLAANVGKNVSDIYYIFVGRSLGSLGGSVVGGVLFDCMNAALLLAFSMLGTAAGLYVIPWCNQSLQLTILMSVIGGSMGILDTGGNVLALYTWGSEAGPHLQALHFSFAAGAFLAPMVAQMDLGSSESEELAQAEKTNESVLTSGPTASAASTTPALNDHPNKNFLWSYIFIGTYILLVSIFFFVLFSKSGSAKDKSKASAQKDKLAKYHWPLVGLLFVFFLFYVGAEVTYGSYVYTHAMVFAEMKESEAAALNSVFWGTFAVCRGAAIFGAAFLSPATMIVMSLLCSAASSTALAFFSHFRAALWAGSAVYGASMATIFPSGIAWIEQYTVVEGKTASLFVVGAALGEMCIPVAVGYLQGRFHHVPVVMYAAFVTSMVTVLLFPVMHKLANWPQQRDSQEVSDRETRKTLLSNSRLTEDEEEEEHVREWNDADFEVVEMNDELKNSLRDTSHRIPGDSPAVQPHLDNALGDPPVVADGSPGRQNGTIDWEKSE